One stretch of Qipengyuania gelatinilytica DNA includes these proteins:
- the sucC gene encoding ADP-forming succinate--CoA ligase subunit beta, whose amino-acid sequence MNIHEYQAKELLAKYGIAVPAGHAAMTVEEAVAGAKQLPGPLYVVKAQIHAGGRGKGKFKELGPDAKGGVRLSKSIEEVEANAKEMLGNTLVTIQTGDEGKQVNRLYVTDGVDIEKEYYLSMLVDRATGQVAMIASTEGGMDIEDVAHETPEKITTITIDPAQGFMPHHGRAVAFALKLTGDTNKQAQKLAKQLYTAFMDLDMEMLEINPLVEDKEGNLLVLDTKMSFDGNALYRHKDVEAMRDETEEDPAEVEASEYDLAYIKLDGNIGCMVNGAGLAMATMDIIKLNGAFPANFLDVGGGATTEKVTAAFKIILKDPAVEGILVNIFGGIMRCDTIAEGIVVAAKEVELDVPLVVRLEGTNVEKGKEILANSGLPIVPADDLGDAARKIVAEVKKAA is encoded by the coding sequence ATGAACATTCACGAATATCAGGCCAAGGAACTCCTCGCGAAATACGGCATCGCCGTTCCCGCAGGACACGCAGCAATGACCGTCGAAGAAGCGGTCGCAGGCGCGAAACAGCTTCCCGGGCCGCTCTATGTCGTGAAGGCGCAGATCCACGCCGGTGGCCGCGGCAAGGGCAAGTTCAAGGAACTCGGCCCCGATGCCAAGGGCGGCGTCCGCCTGTCGAAGAGCATCGAGGAAGTCGAAGCCAACGCCAAGGAAATGCTCGGCAACACGCTGGTGACGATCCAGACCGGCGACGAAGGCAAGCAGGTCAACCGCCTCTATGTCACCGACGGCGTCGACATCGAAAAGGAATACTACCTTTCGATGCTGGTCGACCGCGCCACCGGCCAGGTCGCCATGATCGCCTCGACCGAAGGCGGCATGGACATCGAGGACGTCGCGCATGAGACGCCAGAGAAGATTACCACCATCACCATCGATCCGGCGCAGGGCTTCATGCCCCACCACGGCCGTGCGGTGGCCTTCGCGCTCAAGCTGACGGGCGACACCAACAAGCAGGCGCAGAAGCTCGCCAAGCAGCTCTACACCGCCTTCATGGACCTCGACATGGAAATGCTCGAGATCAACCCGCTGGTGGAAGACAAGGAAGGCAACCTCCTCGTCCTCGACACCAAGATGAGCTTCGACGGCAACGCGCTCTACCGCCACAAGGACGTGGAAGCGATGCGCGACGAGACCGAGGAAGACCCGGCCGAAGTCGAGGCATCGGAATACGACCTCGCCTACATCAAATTGGACGGCAACATCGGCTGCATGGTCAATGGCGCAGGCCTCGCCATGGCGACGATGGATATCATCAAGCTCAACGGCGCCTTCCCGGCGAACTTCCTCGACGTAGGCGGCGGCGCGACGACCGAGAAGGTCACCGCGGCGTTCAAGATCATCCTCAAGGACCCGGCGGTCGAGGGCATCCTCGTCAACATCTTCGGCGGCATCATGCGCTGCGACACCATCGCCGAAGGCATCGTGGTCGCCGCCAAGGAAGTCGAACTGGACGTGCCGCTGGTGGTCCGCCTCGAAGGCACCAATGTCGAGAAGGGCAAGGAAATCCTCGCCAACTCGGGCCTGCCGATCGTTCCGGCAGACGATCTTGGCGACGCCGCGCGCAAGATCGTGGCAGAGGTGAAGAAGGCGGCTTAA
- the ileS gene encoding isoleucine--tRNA ligase, with product MTEQRDYRDTVFLPKTDFPMKAGLPQKEPKILARWQDENLYQQLREAREGREKFILHDGPPYANGDMHIGHALNRILKDMVVRSQTLLGKDAPFVPGWDCHGLPIEWKVEEQFRKKKRDKNAIPASEFRAECRAYAQKWVDVQREQLKRLGLMADFDNPYLTMQFESEATIVAELMKFAEAGNLYRGSKPVMWSPVEETALAEAEVEYEDITSTQIDVAFEIVESPIEELVGAHAVIWTTTPWTIPVNQALAYGPDVEYVLLHLNAWRGGQGGGGASPSHILVAKDRLDALVERWQIDAHIVDWEGKGSDLAGTVARHPMHHLGGFYAKPRPLLAGDFVTTDSGTGLVHMSPDHGEDDFLLCREHGIEPVFAVMGDGRYRDDWEWLGGKDDRRRAVINKAFNAPEGPICSDLREHGTLLSASDDYTHSYPHSWRSKAKVIYRCTPQWFVPMDKPLDVGDFDVAVPEGFGAAVAMATSKDHSTLREIAMREIERVKFYPEKGRRRIGSMVEGRPDWVLSRQRAWGVPITLFVKADGTYLQDPAVNARVVEAVKEKGVDAWDESRKAEFLGADHDPGEFEMVTDILDVWFDSGCTHAFTLESGRWPDLRWPADLYLEGSDQHRGWFQSSLLESSATRGRAPYDAVLTHGFTMASDGKKMSKSLGNTIDPLKVMEQYGADIIRLWALSVDFTEDHRIGDEILKGVGDQYRRLRNTFRYLLGALDGFVGDMGDAGEIPELEVYILALLADLDGKLKKALEEYDFNTYTRLLVDFCNEDLSAFYFDIRKDTLYCDGPDSTRRNAYRTVLDLLFHALVRYAAPVLVFTAEEVWTTRYPEGGSVHLLDWPPVMGVTADGARWERLRALRERVTEAIEPLRRDKTIRSSLEADVVVPASAVPEGFSDEDLAELFITASVTRGQSDEVTVSRTDENKCGRCWRLLPSVEEDGALCDRCEPVVAQLDAAQ from the coding sequence ATGACTGAACAGCGCGATTATCGAGACACGGTCTTCCTTCCCAAGACCGATTTTCCCATGAAGGCCGGCCTCCCCCAGAAGGAGCCGAAGATCCTTGCGCGCTGGCAGGACGAAAACCTCTACCAGCAGCTGCGCGAAGCCCGCGAAGGCCGCGAGAAGTTCATCCTCCATGACGGCCCGCCTTACGCCAATGGCGACATGCATATCGGCCATGCGCTGAACCGCATCCTCAAGGACATGGTGGTGCGTAGCCAGACGCTGCTCGGCAAGGACGCGCCCTTCGTGCCCGGCTGGGACTGCCACGGCCTGCCGATCGAATGGAAGGTCGAGGAACAGTTCCGCAAGAAGAAGCGCGACAAGAACGCGATCCCTGCGAGCGAATTCCGCGCCGAATGCCGCGCCTATGCGCAAAAATGGGTCGACGTTCAGCGCGAACAGCTCAAACGCCTCGGCCTGATGGCGGATTTCGACAATCCCTACCTCACCATGCAGTTCGAAAGCGAAGCGACCATCGTTGCCGAGCTGATGAAGTTCGCCGAGGCCGGAAATCTCTATCGCGGATCGAAGCCGGTGATGTGGTCGCCGGTCGAAGAAACCGCGCTGGCCGAAGCCGAGGTCGAATACGAGGACATCACCTCGACCCAGATCGACGTGGCGTTCGAGATCGTGGAATCGCCGATCGAGGAACTGGTTGGTGCTCATGCGGTGATCTGGACCACCACACCGTGGACGATCCCGGTGAACCAGGCTTTGGCCTATGGGCCGGATGTTGAGTATGTTCTGCTGCACTTGAACGCGTGGAGAGGCGGCCAAGGCGGTGGAGGCGCATCACCCAGTCATATTCTCGTCGCAAAAGATCGACTGGATGCTTTGGTCGAACGTTGGCAAATCGACGCTCATATCGTCGATTGGGAGGGCAAAGGCTCTGACCTCGCCGGAACCGTCGCGCGTCACCCGATGCACCATCTCGGCGGGTTTTACGCCAAGCCCCGCCCCCTGCTCGCGGGCGATTTCGTCACCACGGACAGCGGCACAGGCCTCGTCCATATGTCGCCCGATCATGGCGAGGACGACTTCCTGCTCTGCCGCGAGCACGGCATCGAGCCGGTCTTCGCGGTCATGGGCGACGGGCGCTATCGCGACGATTGGGAATGGCTCGGCGGTAAAGATGATCGCCGACGCGCGGTCATCAACAAGGCTTTCAACGCGCCCGAAGGCCCGATCTGTTCGGACCTGCGCGAACATGGGACGCTGCTTTCGGCCAGCGACGATTACACGCACTCCTACCCGCATTCGTGGCGCTCGAAGGCCAAGGTCATCTATCGCTGCACGCCGCAATGGTTCGTGCCGATGGACAAGCCGCTCGACGTGGGCGACTTCGACGTCGCCGTACCCGAGGGCTTCGGCGCGGCTGTCGCCATGGCCACGAGCAAGGACCACTCTACCTTGCGCGAAATCGCCATGCGCGAGATCGAGCGGGTGAAGTTCTATCCCGAAAAGGGCCGCCGCCGCATCGGCTCGATGGTCGAAGGCCGCCCCGACTGGGTGCTCAGCCGCCAGCGCGCATGGGGCGTGCCGATCACGCTCTTCGTGAAGGCCGACGGTACCTATCTGCAGGACCCCGCGGTCAACGCCCGCGTGGTCGAGGCGGTCAAGGAGAAGGGCGTCGATGCCTGGGACGAAAGCCGCAAGGCGGAATTCCTCGGCGCTGATCATGACCCGGGCGAATTCGAGATGGTCACCGACATTCTCGACGTCTGGTTCGATTCGGGCTGCACCCACGCCTTCACGCTGGAAAGTGGCCGCTGGCCCGACTTGCGCTGGCCCGCCGACCTCTATCTCGAAGGCAGCGACCAGCATCGCGGCTGGTTCCAGTCGAGCCTGCTCGAAAGCTCCGCCACCCGCGGCCGCGCGCCCTATGACGCGGTGCTGACCCACGGCTTCACCATGGCGAGCGACGGCAAGAAGATGTCGAAGAGCCTCGGCAACACCATCGATCCGCTCAAGGTCATGGAACAGTACGGCGCCGACATCATCCGCCTGTGGGCGCTGTCGGTCGACTTCACCGAAGACCACCGCATCGGCGATGAAATCCTGAAAGGCGTGGGCGACCAGTACCGCCGCCTGCGCAACACCTTCCGCTACCTCCTCGGCGCGCTCGACGGCTTCGTCGGCGACATGGGCGATGCAGGCGAGATTCCTGAGCTGGAGGTATACATCCTCGCGCTGCTGGCGGATCTCGACGGCAAACTGAAGAAGGCGCTCGAAGAGTACGACTTCAACACCTACACGCGCCTGCTGGTCGATTTCTGCAACGAGGACCTGTCGGCCTTCTACTTCGATATCCGCAAGGACACGCTCTATTGCGATGGTCCGGATTCGACGCGCCGCAACGCTTATCGCACCGTGCTCGACCTCTTGTTCCACGCGCTGGTCCGCTATGCCGCGCCGGTGCTGGTCTTCACGGCAGAGGAAGTCTGGACCACGCGCTATCCCGAAGGGGGCAGCGTCCACTTGCTCGACTGGCCGCCGGTCATGGGCGTTACCGCCGACGGCGCGCGCTGGGAGCGGCTACGCGCGCTTCGCGAACGCGTGACCGAAGCGATCGAGCCGCTGCGCCGCGACAAGACCATCCGTTCCAGCCTCGAAGCCGATGTGGTGGTGCCGGCCAGCGCCGTGCCCGAAGGCTTCTCCGACGAAGATCTCGCAGAACTGTTCATCACCGCGTCAGTGACGCGTGGGCAGAGCGACGAGGTGACTGTCTCGCGCACCGATGAAAACAAATGCGGCCGCTGCTGGCGCCTGCTGCCTTCCGTTGAGGAAGACGGCGCGCTGTGCGATCGCTGCGAGCCGGTCGTCGCCCAACTGGACGCTGCACAATGA
- a CDS encoding hemolysin family protein, with protein sequence MTPFPWTDLLIIAGLILLNGVFAMSELAIVSAKTSRLRSAAQQGSLGAKSAISLASDPGKFLSTVQIGITLVGIIAGAYSGASLGGPVGERLAVLGVPADWADQAGFALVIALTTYFSLVVGELVPKQVALRAAVPIAIAMAGPMALLARVAAPLVWLLDTSSGLLIRALGVRPAGQSAVTAEELHMLFAEATRTGIIETEQHQMLAGVVRLAERPVREVMTPRTELDWIDVNADEEAIRVLLDESPHSVWPVADGSPDKVMGLVRVREVLSAMLAGGSVDLETLMTKAEVVPDQLDAVDALRVLQQADIAMAMVHDEYGHLDGIVTPVDLLTALVGDFASDQDPGDSPGIVERADGSLLVAGSLSADALADRLGLVYGDDREFATVAGFCLAVMKKLPVEGEFFEEQGWRFEVIDLDERRIDKVLVSEIAPKANSDAPEDYAI encoded by the coding sequence GTGACACCCTTTCCCTGGACCGATCTGCTCATCATTGCCGGGCTCATCCTGCTCAACGGCGTTTTCGCCATGAGCGAGCTGGCAATCGTTTCCGCCAAGACCTCGCGATTGCGCTCTGCCGCACAGCAGGGGAGCCTTGGCGCGAAGTCGGCCATCTCGCTGGCTTCGGACCCCGGCAAGTTCCTTTCGACCGTGCAGATCGGCATCACGCTGGTCGGCATCATCGCAGGCGCTTACTCCGGGGCGAGCCTCGGCGGCCCTGTCGGCGAGCGGCTGGCAGTCCTCGGCGTACCGGCCGACTGGGCCGACCAGGCCGGTTTCGCGCTCGTGATCGCGCTGACAACCTATTTCAGCCTCGTCGTGGGCGAACTGGTTCCCAAGCAGGTCGCGCTTCGGGCCGCAGTTCCGATCGCCATTGCCATGGCGGGTCCCATGGCGTTGCTCGCAAGGGTGGCTGCTCCGCTGGTGTGGCTGCTCGATACTTCGTCGGGCCTGCTGATCCGTGCGCTGGGCGTGCGTCCTGCAGGCCAAAGCGCGGTAACGGCAGAAGAATTGCACATGCTCTTCGCCGAAGCGACACGCACGGGCATTATCGAAACCGAACAGCACCAGATGCTCGCGGGCGTCGTGCGGCTTGCCGAGCGACCGGTGCGCGAGGTGATGACGCCGCGCACCGAACTCGACTGGATCGACGTCAACGCGGACGAGGAGGCCATTCGCGTGCTGCTCGACGAAAGCCCGCATTCGGTCTGGCCGGTGGCGGACGGCTCGCCCGACAAGGTGATGGGCCTCGTGCGTGTGCGCGAAGTGCTGAGCGCGATGCTGGCCGGTGGTAGCGTCGATCTCGAAACGCTGATGACCAAGGCCGAGGTCGTGCCAGACCAGCTCGATGCGGTCGATGCGCTGCGCGTGCTCCAGCAGGCAGATATCGCCATGGCCATGGTGCATGACGAATACGGCCACCTCGACGGGATCGTGACCCCGGTCGACCTGTTGACCGCGCTGGTCGGCGATTTCGCCAGCGACCAGGATCCGGGCGATTCCCCGGGCATCGTCGAGCGTGCCGATGGCTCGCTTCTCGTAGCCGGATCGCTATCTGCCGATGCGCTCGCGGACCGGCTGGGCCTCGTTTACGGCGATGACCGCGAGTTCGCCACGGTGGCGGGTTTCTGCCTCGCGGTGATGAAGAAGCTGCCCGTCGAGGGCGAGTTTTTCGAGGAACAGGGCTGGCGCTTCGAGGTGATCGACCTCGACGAACGCCGGATCGACAAGGTGCTGGTGAGCGAAATCGCTCCCAAGGCGAACAGCGACGCTCCGGAAGACTACGCGATATAG
- a CDS encoding dipeptidase, with protein MKRRIGIGFVVILITALLGFFIFAPAYIERDLNRIDGEPLIEVSQEARDLHADLEIVDLHSDTLLWKRDLLDRADRGHVDLPRLKAGNVALQVFSSVTKSPRDQNYDSNTGETDNITPLVIGQLQPIRTWNSLLERSLWHATKLDRAVEEERDTLFQIHGQEDVDRLLRSRESGRDSVGAMLSIEGLHNLEGDPANLEKLHAAGFRMAGLTHFFDNELAGSMHGVDKGGLTDMGRAVVRRMEELGMIVDIAHCSPACVADIIAMARRPIVSSHGGVQATCEVNRNLTDDQIRGVARTGGIIGVGYWDGAVCDTSPRSVARAMKHIRDLVGIEHVALGSDFDGSVTTRFDTSELTQVTQALMDEGFTEKEIRAAMGGNALRVLGAGIEPMEAAS; from the coding sequence ATGAAGCGCCGGATCGGCATCGGCTTCGTAGTCATTCTCATAACGGCCCTGCTGGGGTTCTTCATCTTTGCGCCTGCCTATATCGAACGCGACCTCAATCGCATCGACGGCGAGCCGCTGATCGAGGTCAGCCAGGAAGCGCGCGATCTCCACGCCGACCTTGAGATCGTCGACCTGCATTCGGACACGCTGCTGTGGAAGCGCGACCTGCTCGACCGCGCGGATCGCGGCCATGTGGATTTGCCGCGCCTCAAGGCCGGCAACGTCGCGCTGCAGGTTTTCTCGAGCGTAACGAAGTCGCCGCGAGACCAGAACTACGATTCGAACACGGGCGAAACCGACAACATCACGCCGCTGGTGATCGGCCAGCTACAGCCAATCCGCACCTGGAATAGCCTGCTCGAGCGTTCGCTCTGGCACGCGACCAAGCTGGACCGCGCCGTCGAGGAAGAGCGCGACACGCTGTTCCAGATACACGGGCAGGAAGACGTCGATCGCTTGCTGCGTTCACGCGAATCCGGTCGGGACAGCGTTGGCGCGATGCTTTCGATCGAGGGCCTGCACAACCTCGAAGGCGACCCCGCAAATCTTGAAAAGCTCCACGCGGCGGGCTTTCGCATGGCGGGGCTCACGCACTTCTTCGACAACGAACTCGCCGGCTCGATGCATGGCGTCGACAAGGGCGGGCTGACCGACATGGGCCGCGCGGTGGTGCGCCGGATGGAAGAGCTCGGCATGATCGTGGATATCGCGCATTGCAGCCCGGCCTGCGTCGCCGACATCATTGCCATGGCCCGCCGTCCCATCGTCTCGAGCCATGGCGGCGTGCAGGCGACCTGCGAGGTGAATCGCAACCTCACCGACGACCAGATTCGCGGCGTGGCGCGCACCGGCGGGATCATCGGCGTGGGCTATTGGGACGGGGCAGTATGCGACACCTCGCCGCGCTCGGTTGCCAGGGCAATGAAGCATATCCGCGATCTCGTCGGCATAGAGCATGTCGCCCTTGGTAGTGATTTCGATGGCTCGGTCACGACCCGTTTCGACACAAGCGAGCTGACACAGGTGACACAGGCGCTGATGGACGAAGGGTTCACCGAAAAGGAAATTCGCGCGGCCATGGGCGGAAATGCCCTGCGCGTCCTTGGCGCCGGGATCGAACCGATGGAGGCCGCCTCGTGA
- a CDS encoding 3'(2'),5'-bisphosphate nucleotidase CysQ, which translates to MIDSKRLESIVAEAGKIAHGLWPGAGAELRSWEKEPGSPVCEADLAVDAFLKRELGALLPSAGWLSEETSDDPARLDHDLIWMVDPVDGTRDFIRGREGWAVSVALISNGRPLIGTLCAPARGEVWQAVAGQGATRNGQKLIASTRSEFAGARVPAADLMKQDRMLTKVDQPNSIALRIAMVAADEADLVATLRWGFEWDIAAAGLIAREAGAAVSDSFGRKLNYNKRDPRAFGVVASAPAIHGATIDHLAERAAAVSSRTK; encoded by the coding sequence ATGATCGACAGCAAACGACTCGAATCTATTGTCGCTGAAGCCGGCAAGATCGCGCATGGCCTGTGGCCCGGCGCGGGTGCAGAGCTGCGCTCGTGGGAAAAGGAGCCGGGCAGCCCCGTCTGCGAGGCTGACCTCGCCGTAGATGCCTTCCTCAAGCGCGAGCTTGGCGCGCTGCTGCCCTCGGCGGGATGGTTGTCCGAGGAAACCTCCGACGATCCTGCGCGGCTCGACCACGATCTCATCTGGATGGTCGATCCGGTCGACGGGACGCGCGACTTCATCCGCGGCCGCGAAGGCTGGGCGGTCTCGGTGGCGCTCATCAGTAACGGTCGGCCGTTGATCGGCACGCTCTGCGCCCCTGCGCGCGGTGAAGTCTGGCAGGCGGTTGCCGGCCAGGGCGCGACGCGCAACGGACAGAAGCTCATCGCATCGACCCGCAGCGAATTTGCAGGGGCCCGTGTTCCTGCAGCAGACCTGATGAAGCAGGACCGCATGCTGACCAAGGTCGACCAGCCCAACTCGATCGCCCTGCGGATCGCGATGGTGGCTGCGGACGAGGCCGACCTCGTGGCGACGCTGCGCTGGGGTTTCGAATGGGACATTGCCGCAGCAGGCCTGATCGCGCGCGAGGCAGGCGCAGCCGTCTCCGACAGCTTCGGCCGCAAGCTCAACTACAACAAGCGCGACCCGCGCGCCTTCGGCGTGGTGGCAAGCGCACCTGCGATCCATGGCGCGACCATCGATCACCTCGCCGAACGCGCGGCGGCGGTTTCCTCCAGAACCAAGTAA
- a CDS encoding bifunctional riboflavin kinase/FAD synthetase, with the protein MRFLDHREPLPESLRGAIIALGNFDGFHLGHQAVAKEAIDWARAEGRPSIIATFDPHPVRFFKPDAEPFRLTTLEQRQELYLAAGATAMLVFHFDGELAGTTAEDFVRVLLAEKLGVKGVVTGGDFTFGKARGGNFEKLVELGKEVGIEARAVDPVMDGGAPVSSSRVREALREGDPQEAARLLTRPFAIRGVVQHGDKRGREIGYPTANLSIEHYLRPKYGIYAVTGRILSTGQELKGAANIGVRPQFEPPKELLEPYFFDFSGDLYGQEIEVAFHHFLRGEAKFDHLDDLISQMEKDCLEARHLLSARGND; encoded by the coding sequence GTGAGATTTCTCGACCACCGCGAACCGCTCCCCGAAAGCCTGCGCGGCGCGATCATCGCGCTGGGCAATTTCGACGGCTTCCACCTCGGCCACCAGGCCGTGGCGAAGGAAGCGATCGACTGGGCGCGTGCGGAAGGCCGCCCCTCTATCATCGCGACTTTCGACCCGCATCCGGTCCGCTTCTTCAAGCCAGACGCCGAACCGTTCCGCCTGACCACGCTCGAGCAGCGGCAGGAACTCTACCTTGCGGCAGGCGCCACCGCGATGCTGGTGTTCCATTTCGACGGCGAGCTTGCCGGCACCACGGCAGAGGATTTCGTCCGCGTGTTGCTGGCCGAAAAACTCGGCGTGAAAGGCGTCGTCACCGGCGGGGACTTCACTTTCGGCAAGGCACGCGGCGGCAATTTCGAGAAACTTGTCGAGCTCGGCAAGGAAGTCGGGATCGAGGCGCGTGCAGTCGATCCGGTGATGGATGGCGGCGCGCCCGTATCCTCCAGCCGCGTGCGCGAGGCTCTGCGCGAGGGCGATCCGCAGGAAGCCGCACGCCTCCTCACCCGCCCCTTCGCGATTCGCGGCGTGGTCCAGCATGGCGACAAGCGCGGGCGCGAGATCGGCTATCCCACCGCCAATCTCTCGATCGAGCATTACCTGCGCCCGAAATACGGCATTTACGCCGTGACGGGCCGCATCCTTTCGACCGGGCAGGAGCTGAAAGGCGCAGCCAATATCGGCGTGCGCCCGCAGTTCGAACCGCCCAAGGAACTGCTCGAACCCTATTTCTTCGATTTTTCCGGCGATCTGTACGGCCAGGAAATCGAGGTGGCCTTCCATCACTTCCTGCGCGGCGAGGCGAAATTCGATCACCTCGACGATTTGATCTCGCAGATGGAGAAAGATTGCTTGGAGGCCCGCCATCTTCTAAGCGCGCGCGGCAATGACTGA
- a CDS encoding dihydrofolate reductase yields MSLFLIYARAANGAIGKNGQLPWHLPADLKRFKALTMDKPMIMGRKTFESLPGLLPGRRHIVLTRKERWDSTGAEVVRSVDEAIAKAGEGDIAVIGGAAIFDVFMPLAERIELTDIHEEFDGDVFMPPLGPEWEIAGREDRDAKDDRPAYSFLTYTRVGETAE; encoded by the coding sequence ATGAGCCTCTTCCTGATCTATGCGCGCGCCGCCAATGGCGCGATCGGCAAGAACGGCCAGCTGCCCTGGCACCTGCCTGCCGACCTCAAGCGCTTCAAGGCGCTCACCATGGACAAGCCCATGATCATGGGCCGCAAGACCTTCGAGAGCCTGCCCGGCCTCCTGCCCGGACGCCGCCACATCGTGCTGACCCGCAAGGAGCGCTGGGATTCGACCGGCGCCGAAGTGGTCCGCTCGGTGGACGAGGCAATCGCGAAAGCGGGCGAAGGTGACATCGCGGTGATTGGCGGTGCGGCAATATTCGACGTGTTCATGCCCCTCGCCGAACGGATCGAGCTGACCGATATCCACGAGGAATTCGACGGCGACGTCTTCATGCCGCCGCTCGGGCCCGAATGGGAAATCGCAGGGCGCGAAGACCGCGATGCGAAGGACGATCGGCCCGCCTATTCCTTCCTGACTTACACTCGCGTGGGCGAGACTGCGGAATGA
- a CDS encoding DUF3035 domain-containing protein: MNMYARIAILGATASMLAACGGGGFLNRERPDEFAVQRQAPLVVPPDFNLVPPAPGAPRPAEGTAAEQALEALFGGPAQRSGVETSVLDRAGAADPGIRSMVGSEDTNTVAKGTVTRDIIAAPEGDGASAQAVIPG; the protein is encoded by the coding sequence ATGAATATGTACGCCCGTATCGCCATTCTCGGCGCAACCGCGAGTATGCTGGCCGCATGTGGCGGCGGCGGTTTCCTGAACCGTGAACGCCCCGACGAATTTGCCGTGCAGCGCCAGGCGCCGCTGGTGGTCCCGCCCGACTTCAACCTCGTGCCCCCGGCACCGGGCGCTCCGCGTCCGGCCGAAGGCACTGCTGCAGAGCAGGCTCTCGAAGCGCTGTTCGGCGGCCCTGCCCAGCGCAGCGGCGTCGAAACCTCGGTCCTCGACCGCGCCGGTGCAGCAGACCCGGGCATCCGCTCGATGGTCGGTTCGGAAGACACCAACACGGTCGCCAAGGGCACCGTGACCCGCGACATCATCGCCGCCCCCGAGGGTGACGGTGCATCGGCGCAGGCCGTAATCCCCGGCTGA
- a CDS encoding OmpA family protein — MKTSRIFLAGLSSIALLGTSACVTDPNTGEKKVSRTVLGGVGGAVAGGLLGGVIGGKTGRIIGAAAGGAAGGYVGYRMDQQIKELEEQTAGSGVDVTEVDGGEAILVNLPDGVTFATGSATINTAFRATLDNVAANLVQYPNSLIDVYGYTDTTGSDSLNQRLSEQRAQAVANYLISRGVSSSRIRWEGYGEQYEHLKIKTADGVNEPLNRRVEIKIIPFDQDDVDAAQGN; from the coding sequence ATGAAAACATCACGGATTTTTCTCGCAGGACTGTCTTCGATCGCCCTGCTTGGCACCTCGGCTTGCGTTACCGACCCGAACACGGGTGAAAAGAAGGTTTCGCGTACCGTTCTCGGCGGTGTCGGCGGCGCTGTTGCCGGCGGCCTGCTCGGCGGCGTGATCGGCGGCAAAACCGGACGTATCATCGGTGCGGCAGCTGGCGGCGCAGCCGGCGGCTATGTCGGTTACCGCATGGACCAGCAGATCAAGGAACTGGAAGAGCAGACTGCCGGTTCGGGCGTCGATGTGACGGAAGTCGATGGCGGCGAAGCCATCCTCGTGAACCTGCCCGATGGCGTGACTTTCGCCACCGGCAGCGCGACGATCAACACCGCGTTCCGCGCTACGCTCGACAATGTCGCTGCCAACCTCGTCCAGTATCCCAACAGCCTGATCGACGTTTACGGCTACACCGACACGACCGGTTCGGATTCGCTCAACCAGCGCCTGTCCGAACAGCGCGCGCAGGCTGTTGCCAATTACCTCATCAGCCGCGGCGTCAGCTCGTCGCGTATCCGCTGGGAAGGCTATGGCGAGCAGTACGAGCACCTTAAGATCAAGACTGCCGACGGAGTGAACGAACCGCTCAACCGCCGCGTCGAAATCAAGATCATCCCGTTCGACCAGGATGACGTGGATGCTGCACAGGGTAACTGA
- the lspA gene encoding signal peptidase II, with amino-acid sequence MNQLLKLRLFGVLIAFVIYGVDQWIKALMVGPLNLREVRVIELLPFFDLRWTQNFGVSMGLFEADSMESRWILVGVTALIALVVTIWMFREKLFGDILGLSFILGGALGNIKDRYELGYVIDYADLHIGEFRPFLIFNVADAAITIGVVIILVRAFLMRDKDDQEVDDLMEGKPADAAESN; translated from the coding sequence ATGAACCAGCTGCTGAAACTGCGCCTGTTCGGCGTCCTGATCGCCTTCGTCATTTATGGCGTGGACCAGTGGATCAAGGCGCTCATGGTCGGACCGCTCAACCTGCGCGAAGTTCGCGTGATCGAGCTGCTGCCCTTCTTCGACCTGCGCTGGACCCAGAATTTCGGCGTCTCGATGGGCCTGTTCGAAGCGGACAGCATGGAATCGCGCTGGATCCTCGTAGGGGTCACCGCGCTGATCGCGCTGGTGGTGACGATCTGGATGTTCCGCGAAAAGCTGTTCGGCGATATCCTCGGCCTGTCCTTCATCCTCGGAGGCGCGCTGGGCAATATCAAGGATCGCTACGAACTGGGCTATGTGATCGACTATGCCGATCTTCACATCGGCGAGTTCCGTCCGTTCCTCATTTTCAACGTAGCCGATGCCGCTATCACCATCGGCGTCGTCATAATCCTTGTGCGCGCCTTCCTGATGCGCGACAAGGACGATCAAGAGGTCGATGACCTCATGGAAGGCAAACCGGCAGACGCCGCGGAGAGCAATTGA